One Littorina saxatilis isolate snail1 linkage group LG11, US_GU_Lsax_2.0, whole genome shotgun sequence genomic window, gaccttcagcgggcggggatgtagctcagtcggtagcgcgctggatttgtagccagttggccgctgtcagcgtgagttcgtccccacgttcggcgagagatttatttctcagagtcaacgttgtgtgcagactctcctcggtgtccgaacacccccgtgtgtacacgcaagcacaagaccaagtgcgcacgaaaaagatcctgtaatccatgtcagagttcggtgggttatagaaacacgaaaatacccagcatgcttcctccgaaaacggcgtatggctgcctaaatggcggggtaaaaaacggtcatacacgtaaaattccactcgtgcaaaaaacacgagtgtacgtgggagtttcagcccacgaacgcagaagaagaagaagaagaccttcaaaaatctgagaaaatcagctcTTAAaacagggagtcttaaaatgcgggttaatttacacaggttatgaacagaaagcctGAGAACAcagggtcttaaattggaggaagtcttaaaaggggggttccactgtactttgtTTCATGCGGCATATAAATCAATATGTGCAGAGATGAAGCGTCGTCAGGGCAGTAGATGTTGCTTGCAAAGAATAATTCTaaggccccaaaaaaaataggtctgtttacggtaacataggccaaaaaaatagggtcggtaggtcgggattttttttttttttttctcaaaaaaccatatttttacgttgtttcccccccccccccccccccccccccccccaaatgccaaaaaaaagtctagggtcgctcGAAAAAAATAGTgtcggtcgggttactgtaaacagactattttggtttttttgcctAATGGCTTGCATGGCGCGCGCAGTGTAGCACTGGACTATTCTGAGTTAAGATTGTTACGTTGTTGTACAGTTGGACCTGCCTTGGTGACCACCTCTCTTTAACGACCACTTGCCCATTATGACCACACCCAGGAATCCTTAATGAGTTCTTTTTCTATATATATAACTCACCTGGTCAAAGTGACCACCTGCCTACAATGACCAATCAATTCTCTTGGTCCCTGGGTTggccgttatagacaggtttaaCTGTTTTTCCATAACGCCAGGTGTTTTGTTAACTGGTACATGTACATATTGATCAAAAGGCTAGAAGAATGCATCAAACCATTCACTCAGTCATGGTTAGCGGTATAACTagattgaaaaacaaaaaaagcaatagCTTTATTTCGAAACGAAAAACCCGTCAGATGCTGTTGGAGCGGGTGAAACCAACTCATGGTTCTCACTTTCATTTGTGgaacatatttgtgtatttCCATACAAAAAGCGGTAAATACAGGAAATGTCCAGTTAACTGGAACACTTGTAATTGATCCAGCGTTTCACAGTGTACTGCAGCTATATGTTATCATTTAGAACATGCGAGTTTCATTTTCAGTGTTCAGCTGTTGAAATTGGATGGTAAAAGTCTTTAAACTTAATGTTATGTTCTACAGTGAagcccccctttaaagaccccccgatttaagacttcctccattttaagaccttgtttttttgcaatttCCATGATAGCTGTGTAAATTTAaacccccatttttagactccctcctttttaaaggtccttgtctacatttttataccaaaatcgccatttgaccattaaaatgcagagtctattatctacaaatatcaacaatacaccccctttcgatcaggaaagacgaagtcagtgtagccgtttgaaaattcattgtagtattccagcggatatccttatttggaaaatgccaagcgcaaaactcctctcaaatcccgtgcgtttaaaaaaaagcgtggacagcgctccagtgtcaaactgttgctgcacttgtttgggcgtggctataagcatagtgacatgaatttgattggtcagtatttttaggcaaagcacatgttctcagcaaacagaaaacaaattattggaAGCGtcgagtcacgctacccaaaaataaaatctttttttacatatatgtttttgtctataacttttttccccatggttcattcatcatttgacataattttgtatcgaaatctaaccataagattattgaaaaaaagcaaaaatgtagacgaccacctaagacctgattttctcaaatttgtGGAGgccttaaaagaggggttccactgtatcatttGGGAACATCCGCAGCTCTCTGTCTTTTTCAATTTCTCTTCTATGACTTCTGTGTCCTTAAAAAGATAACACTTGTAGAAGGTGCAGAGAAATGTTACTACACAAGTTTGCACAGATGTTGTCTCACACTCACATTCCAGCTGCTACAGAAGTCAGTAGAGGGAtgtgagtgtgactgtgagtcaTTGTATCGATGAGCCGGATATATAAACCTGAGTTCTTTTTGTCATGCGTCAGTCGGAATGCATGCCTGGAACAGCTTTGAAGCTCATCGTATCAAGCAGAAACacattggtttgactttaacAAGAGTTCTTTTTGACAATGACATACGCTTATAGTCTGTCTGTGGACTAAAACAACTTTGAAGTTTCATCGTATCAAGCAGAAAAacattggtttgactttaacAAGAGTTCTTTTTGACAATGACATACGCTAGTCTGTCTGTGGACTGAAACAGCTTTGAAGTTTCATTGTATCAAGCAAAAAAgcattggtttgtttgtttgtttgtttgcttaacgcccagccgaccacgaagggccatatcagggcggtgctgctttgacatttaacgtgcgccacacacaagacagaagtcgcagcacaggcttcatgtctcacccagtcacattattctgacaccggaccaaccagtcctagcactaaccccataatgccagacgccaggcggagcagccactagattgccaattttaaagtcttaggtatgacccggccggggttcgaacccacgacctcccgatcacggggcggacgccttaccactaggccaacgtGCCGGTCCAAAAGCATTGGTTAAACTTTAACAAATAGTCATGTTGTCTCAGCAGCTGGTTATTTTCTACAATGTGTTTTAACCTGAAAAGACTCAAAACAAAAATTGGTTTGTTATAAGTGTACGTTCTTGAGTGTTCATGAATATATTGTGGTAATCAAAATCCAATTATAGGTGGCAGTGTCACGATGGGAGTTTTAAGTTAAGGTAAACGACAAATAAAAGACTGTCTGCATGAAGTGTCTTTTATTGTGAGGTGACTTGTCATCGGAGAATCTTAACATTACATGGACCTCAGCCAGTGTATGTAAACATGTTGGCAGCTTTATTATGATGTTACAGTGGTACCAGTGATGTAAAGCCCCTCAAAGGAGAGGACACTTcacatgaaaggacaccttctttTGTCCCTTTCTCTACTATTTTGAATAAAGtttacctgtcatgacaggccacctgcaatgtagggacacctTTGGTTGCTTCTGAGGGTGTCCTTTTACCACTGTCTTCATGTTTCTTGTCGACTTGTTTAAATCTTTGATGAAAATCCATTAACGCCGTCATCCGTGTGTTGTTTCAGATGGTGTGGGCCTGTCATCTATGCCACAAGAAGCAGGAACTTCTGGCCAAGACCGGAGCATGGTACCACGGAGGAATGGCACGACCAGTGGCTCTGGAGGTGGGTGATGCCACAGCCACCGGAGCAGCTCCAGGGGCACGACCTCCAGGCCGAGGCGGCATGGAGGCCAGTCCGCCCAACGAAAAGAAAGCAAAAATGGGTGGGGCTGGAGAAGCCGCCAGTGGCAGTGAGAAAGAAAACTATGACCGCCAGAGGACCTTTATGCGCGCTTCCAGTCTTCAGGGGAGGGAACTCAAGCGGCAGTTTTCTATGTCAGACGCTCTGGGGTCGCAACGGGGTCAAGACGGAGCGTCCAGCGGACAGACAGCGGAAGCCCCCGCGGAGGGGGAGAAGGGgcaggagagggggagagggagggagcggACCTCGGCCAAGCATCGCGGCCACAGTGAGAGTCGGTTGAGTGAGACAGACAAGCGCTATGCAGCCTTGCAGCACCCAGAGTCTCGGCATCGAGACCGAGGGGGCGAGCCCACCGAGAGACTAGACAGGGAGAGGGGCGAAAGGGACCCCCGAGAACGTGCTGCtgatagagacagagagcgcGGAGAAAGGGAGCGCACCAGTGATAGGGAGCGCAGTGatagggagagggaccgagggGAGAGAGATCGCCATGCAGGGAGCAGATCACGTGACCCCAGTGTTGACCCCGCCTTGGCAGGTCACAGGACGGACGACAGACGGATAGAAAAGGAAACGAGAGAAAGACACAGGTATGTATTTTGGGCTGTTGCTCAAGTGTTTCCCAGGGGTCCTGCTTGCTTGTTGCAGTGGAGGTTTaagatatgttttgttttaaaaaaaacacaatgtaGTCAAATGTTTTTCCCATATGTGCGCAAAACAAAGATTGTAAGTTTGTATTGTATAATTCTGATGAATTGGCAAAAATCTTGTACTTAAATGTCATGAAGGCAGTGGTTGTTCAAGGAAAAAGGGGCACAtgcagtaacactaacagtacaCATAGAGGTATttgcacacacaggcatacgcaCACTTATACCAATACACAGGTTTTGATGCTGCTTCTAATTAGAGCATGGTGAGTACCCTCCTCCTATgatagcaatctgctatatgtgagttaggtaagatatgtaatttaattaaaaattttagtaataaattttcatttgattaatatacttacccaactcacatcgtttattccctcccgcctccccgctgtgggatgtatgggggtctaaaaaaaggagtgagttgggcttcgtttaggaatgataagatggcggcgtttgcgcgcgcatacggaagtcaggctagtagttagtctggcattatgggatagagcactctcttttttagagtggtctcccttggttaccaaggggacgcgtacagcgtatccagcactgaactagggttaattgtgAAGCGTGCAATAAATTGCCAGGTCCTACAAGGAATGGAGTCTTAAAATTAAGAAAACATTTCTGCTGTAAAGTACAAAACGCACGAGAACAAAaagatcttaaaatggagggagtcttaaagggcCTTATGTTTGTACAGAATGTATGCAAAAGTAGGGCCTTAAAATGtgggaggtcttaaaacagggTGGTCTGAAAACGGGAATCAAGTGTACTCACAACGTTGACCCATTTCACCACAGGGAGGCGAGAGACGCTGCACACACTGACGAGCGGGATCATGATGGCCGGTATTCCAGAGAACGACGCAGCAAGGACGCCTCGTCCGAACGCTATCGCCAGCCTCCTGCCAACGGTCGCCGCGACTACCCGGACAAAGACTACCGTGGGGACTACACAGACAAGGAATACCGGTCTGACAAGGAGTACCGTTCAGAAAAGGAGTACCGAAGCTCTCGAGAGCGTTTATCAGACTCTCATGACGTGAGTGAAGGTGTCGTAGGGCGAGGAAGCCGCCGTGAACACAGAGGAGCGGAACGCACAGCGGGGAGTGGCGGGAGTgcagggggaggggtggggggaggggggcacgGGGGAAGTGTGAAAGACCGCCGCTCACCGGGTTCGGACAAGTACAAGGAGAGTGAGGTGGTGGGCGACGGCCCGCGACATTCCCACCGCATTCTGATCGAACACGCCAGCGACACGCAACCAGCTGCTGAGGACATCCGTGACATGCAGCGCATGCACGACCGCCGTCACCTTGACCCCAACTCCGCGCGCACGGGAGCCAACTCTGGCACTCGTAACAACCGCAAAAAGCTGGAGAGCATGCTGCGGAACGATTCCCTCTCCTCCGACCCGTCGGATTGTGTGcggcccccaccccccaagccccacaaacacaaacgcaGCAAGAAGCAGCGGCAACAGTCGCTGAGCAGTTCTGACGATGACGTTCGCTCAACGCCAGAGTGCTCCAGCTGTGAGGAACAGGACCTGGAGAGTGAGAGTGTAAGCGAGAAAGGTAGGCTGCCGTTTTACACTTCTTTTGCTTTGTTTGAGGCTGCTACTGCTCCCTTATTTTGTTGCTTCGTTTTTAGCTGAGAAGATAGATTTATCACTTTGTGCATGGATGTCGATCATTATGATGATTTTACAGGTGTTGCTGTAAACGACTATCAGGGAATCATGTACGTGTTCATTGGTCAGGGATGTCGCAAGGATTTGCTTTCTTCAGCAAAATTGGCCATAAAAGTTTTGGCAATTTTCCGAAGGTTCAGGCAATTAAATTCATGGCGTTTTCTTTCTCCCCAAATGATAAAAATTATACAGTAGATTTGAAAGAAG contains:
- the LOC138979543 gene encoding regulating synaptic membrane exocytosis protein 2-like, which translates into the protein MSASRRPSLPPMPDLSHLTEDERKVIEDVLRRQREEEDKEQEVIRQMQDEFVTYQENIIKLSEEKRLTGQQYDEGAVCEICLKTKFADGVGHSCHYCHKKSCARCGRRVAIKNPKPTEKSNEMVWACHLCHKKQELLAKTGAWYHGGMARPVALEVGDATATGAAPGARPPGRGGMEASPPNEKKAKMGGAGEAASGSEKENYDRQRTFMRASSLQGRELKRQFSMSDALGSQRGQDGASSGQTAEAPAEGEKGQERGRGRERTSAKHRGHSESRLSETDKRYAALQHPESRHRDRGGEPTERLDRERGERDPRERAADRDRERGERERTSDRERSDRERDRGERDRHAGSRSRDPSVDPALAGHRTDDRRIEKETRERHREARDAAHTDERDHDGRYSRERRSKDASSERYRQPPANGRRDYPDKDYRGDYTDKEYRSDKEYRSEKEYRSSRERLSDSHDVSEGVVGRGSRREHRGAERTAGSGGSAGGGVGGGGHGGSVKDRRSPGSDKYKESEVRHATSC